A stretch of DNA from Triticum aestivum cultivar Chinese Spring unplaced genomic scaffold, IWGSC CS RefSeq v2.1 scaffold35885, whole genome shotgun sequence:
CGTGGGAAAACACAAAGTAAAAATAGGAAACATAAATCAatcaataaaagaaaaagaaaaatccacACAAATCATCTTATAAAATCAAATGATGTTGGATTAGATAAGACTTTGTTGATTGTGATCCGGATGAATATTAGTAGCAAATCCAGAATTTCAAATACAAAATTGATCAAACTTTACAAATTTCAACTTAAGATAAATCTAATTTGGGATGTGAAAGCAAAAAACATAGGGAATAACCGCTAGAGTTTGAATCATCATCGGAACTTATCCGACACATGCAATGAATTATTACAACCGCGACTCAATGGTGACTTGCACGCTAGGAGAAGGGAGATAGAGATAGATACAAATCATATAACTATCAACCTGCTAACAACTATATCCCTTTTTTTTGTGATGCTAACAACTCTATACACGAAGGGACAGACGCTTCCACCAAAGTTTACAAGTATTGCGTAGATGTACAtagccaaaaaaaagagagaaaaaaaatacaTGTACATGCATACCATGTCTGCATGATTGGTGGCAAGCTGTCTGAGGAGTCATTTTCTATAAAACTATGACGCGCACCCTGATTTTGTTGTGAAGAATGGCTTCTGACTTTTGCCGCTTGGGAAGCTGAGCTGGGACAGCTGTTCGTACAAAGTAGAATAAAAGTAGTGTCTGCTGTCTAGTGGTATGGTGCGAACTAGTACTCCAAGAGCATGCTATGATAGAGAACCCTCGTCAACAAGGAAAGAAGAAGATCACGTGTACACACAAAGCATATGCCAAATTGGTGTTTTGAAATGGATCAACTTGACGAGCGGATGGCGGCCGTCGGGTTACCAGAAATCATGTCGACTCCAGTTCAGGTAAAGTCAcggaccggtgaaaaaccaaatcGGCTTGTGCTAAACAATCAGATGCCATTCGGTGGCGGCTACAGCGTAAACAGTAGCTGGCCGGCGGTCTCTGTCACCGACAATACATGCGTGCTCGCGGACGAGCGAGGAGGGGGCCTTTTCTGCCTTGTCCGAAGCGCTCGCCGGCGTCTTGCCGTGAATTTACCTATTGTCCTGCTCTGGTAGGTACATCACAGCCCGTCTCGCCAATCCCGGTCTCTTCATCCTCTCTTCTAATCTATTAATATATGATACGCATGCGTGTGAGTATTCTAGAAAAGAACAGCCCGTCACGGCGGCCGGGAACTTGGCTTTCTAAATAGGACTGGTGGTTTGAGATTGTACAACGCCCGAGTAGGAAATTATTATCTCACCGACCAGGCATGGCGTTGCTGTTCTTTTTAGATCGAGTTAGTTGGAGGGCAGCAAAGGTGAGAAAATAATATTATGATCGTTGGTTGATGGACTATACAAACTAGATGATACCCTGCGTGTTGAAAATTTCGATTGATGACTTATCAttgattgcaaatttttgttgatAGCTTACCAAGATGATCGGTTGATAACATATGACTTGTTATATTTGACTAGTACTTCTTTTCCTTCTCAATATCCTACCTCTGGGCGCTCATTTCTGTTGCTCTTGGAGGCAAACTGTTCCTGCATTTTGCTCTTTCCAAAGTAAGGATTGAAAATGTTACCCCTAGATATAGGAAATAACTATGATATTAATGTATGTCTTAGTGAATGACCATATATCTGGATTTTCACACAAGATAATATCCATTAATAAGTGTGCAGTAGAAAACAAGAGCGGTTTTTATTCACAACATACCCTGTAGGTTGGTTTACTTCCACTGCAGAGACATCATCAACCTCCATTTCGCCGCTGACCTCGAGTGTTTTTGTAGCATGCGATTGAAATTCATTAAATTTGTCACTTAGATATGCTACGCAATATGCACGGATTTTGGTGGAAATCTCTATGGACTTTGAAGAAGCAAGCCTTGCATTGTCCAACAAAGACTGAGTCTCCTTGGTGATACCCTACAGATCATTGGTTTTGCAGTTGAtgtaaacaaaaaaaaacaaaataaattgaAAAAACCCTTTACATATGTACAGTACAGTTCTCATTGGAGAAAGGAAGGCATACACGTACCAGAAGGAGCGCGTCAAGATGGATAGACCAATCCCCTTCGAACATTGCAAGTTCCAGGGCACACTCCCGAATTTCATAGCATGTGGTGTACTCTTCATAGGGAACAGAGGACCCCTGCCTCAGCCACTCAATCATCAACTCAGCCTCCTTCATAATACACTTGAAGCGATCCATCCATTATTTTAGCAAATAGTTGACAAAAAGAAACTCGTGAGGCTCTTTCATCTATGACAATCAATTTGTTAAAGTTGAACAGTGAAAAAATGAATGAATACTAAATGGCCACTTGTTAATTCCGATTCTTAGAGATAGCTACATACAGCAGCAGCATAGGTGGCAAAAGGGCGTCTTGATTCACTTCCTGCATCGTCCACAATGTCAGACATGCATTTCTGGACGCAATTGCTCCAAGACTCATCAAAAGATATGGCTTTGGCCCTCTTAATCTTCCACTCAGAGCACAGGTCTTTCTCCTTCTCTAAACACTTTAAAAGAAGGGAACAGTGGTTACATGTGCAATTAGGGAAGAATAAGAAtgttaaaaaattcaaataaaataataatactccaaGGTGTATGTTGTATTGAATTTAAAAGAACCCTTGAGGGGTTTTGTCTAAGTGTACCCTTAAATTTGTCTTGGGTTTGTTGTTGCTGTAAAGCTGCCATTGAGATGAAAGTATGTAGGACCTCATGAACGGAACAAGGTCAAAAGAGTACATAGGGTTGCATATACTTGTGAAAACAATGACATGTACATATCCCCtggtaattactccctccgtcccataatataagaacgtttttgacactggtgtagtgccaaaaacgttcttatattatgggacagagggagtaattgaCTATTATCTACTGTTTGTACCAGTGACATGATTTATCCAAACTGAACTGCTCTGACAGTTTTATAAATTCGTTGGGTTCCTTTGTAAATTCATGACAAGACACAAATGAGAAGATGCAGCTTTAAGTGTAGCTCTACAAAATGTCTTGAAATTTAGTAAAGTATGGAACCTCCATTCAATTAATGAGGAAAACTCTGCGCTTGTATTGCACAGCAGAAGATGTAAGAATATATTGCAGAGCCATTATACCCTTCGCAGTAGTTTATTTCAACAACAGGAATTGCATACGGATTTCGAGAGAACACAAGCCCGGttgaggcaggcaggcaggcagtgACTTTAATTACCTTCAAGGCAGCGTCGGCAGCTGCTTTGCTGTTATAATGATCAGAAGCAGCACCACTATTCAAGTTGTAAAACTGCTCCAGGTAGGACTCGTACATGGGCAAGTCAGATGGATC
This window harbors:
- the LOC123176468 gene encoding uncharacterized protein, with translation MSKELGVQIEASRLGHLAITDEEGCTYISGGAVRCKSVDAPLEASGWEEFRGWIDIEGIPPVKILKFPVVFEELWGWDRLLPYDLVLEDPSDLPMYESYLEQFYNLNSGAASDHYNSKAAADAALKCLEKEKDLCSEWKIKRAKAISFDESWSNCVQKCMSDIVDDAGSESRRPFATYAAAVCSYL